One part of the Phragmites australis chromosome 3, lpPhrAust1.1, whole genome shotgun sequence genome encodes these proteins:
- the LOC133911542 gene encoding uncharacterized protein LOC133911542, whose product MGAVSTATMASSLLLRPRALPPPHSRRALAAPRLQATTQQNPGLSARSDGERRRPAETRLYSLAPYPLLLAALLPGAEPVTAVFAPIVELVKTWDLPGWLVHWGHPGNMAVVLFAMGGYGTYLGFRIKLSDDPEEKAKAKDLHPKLLAGMFFFFALGATGGITALLTSDKSIFESPHAVTGVIGLALLTIQSILPTLFEGNAGLRTTHGILGSGIMTLFLIHAALGLQLGLSF is encoded by the exons ATGGGGGCCGTGTCTACCGCGACAATGGCGAGCTCGCTTCTCCTCCGGCCGCGCGCGCTCCCGCCTCCTCATAGCCGCCGGGCTTTGGCAGCTCCGCGGCTTCAAGCAACCACTCAACAGAACCCGGGCCTTTCGGCGAGAAGCGACGGCGAGCGGAGGCGGCCGGCCGAGACGCGACTCTACTCGCTGGCGCCCTACCCTCTCCTGCTCGCCGCGTTGCTGCCTGGAG CTGAGCCGGTGACCGCCGTGTTCGCGCCGATCGTGGAGCTGGTGAAGACGTGGGACCTCCCCGGCTGGCTCGTGCACTGGGGCCACCCCGGCAACATG GCTGTGGTGCTCTTTGCAATGGGTGGGTACGGGACATACTTGGGCTTCAGGATCAAACTATCAGATGATCCT GAAGAGAAAGCCAAGGCCAAAGACCTCCACCCAAAGCTCCTCGCCGGtatgttcttcttcttcgcccTTGGCGCGACTGGCGGGATCACCGCTCTTCTTACCTCAGACAAATCAATCTTTGAAAG TCCTCATGCAGTAACTGGAGTCATTGGCCTTGCACTCCTGACCATTCAGTCTATTCTGCCAACATTGTTCGAG GGAAATGCAGGGCTTAGGACTACACATGGTATTCTCGGCAGTGGCATCATGACTCTGTTTCTAATCCATGCAGCACTCGGCCTGCAGCTTGGGCTCAGTTTCTAA